CAGCTTCGCGCGCAGACCGGCGTACGTGAACGGCTTCACGAGGTACTGGAGCGCACCGTGCCGCATCGCGTCCTGCACGGTCGCGACGTCCCGGGCGGCCGTCACCATGATCACGTCGACCTGATGGCCGAGGCGGCGCAGCTCCCGTACGACGGCGAGGCCGTTGCGGTCGGGCAGATAGTGGTCCAGCAGGATCAGGTCGACCGGGACCTCCTCGACCGTCTCCAGCGCCCCGGCCGCCGAGTGGACCTGTGCGGCCACCCGGAAGCCGGGGACCTTGGCGACGTACGCCGCGTTGATCTGCGCCACCCGTACGTCGTCGTCGACGATCAGGACCTCGATCACCGCTGCTCTCCCGTCGTCGCCGGATGCGCGGGGTGCGGCGCGCCGTCCGGGGAGCCCGCGGCGGGCTCCGCCAGCGCCTCCGGCAGCACGACCGTGAACACCGCGCCGCCCCCGTCCGCCCCGGACACCGTCACACTGCCTCCCTGGCGCTCCGCGAGCCTCCGTACGAGGGCGAGCCCGAGGCCGCGCTTGCCGTGCGCCGGGACGTCCTTGGTGGACCAGCCCTCCGTGAAGATCGACGCGTGCTGGTCCTCCGGGACGCCGGGGCCGCTGTCGCGCACTCCCAGGATCACCGTACGGCCCTCGGTCCGCAGGCCGACCTCGATCCGCGCCCCGTCCGATCCGGCCGCCGCGTCCGTGGCGTTGTCGACGAGGTTGCCCACCACCGTCACCAGACCCCGGGGATCGACCACCCGGTCCGGCAGCAGCGTGCCGGGAGCCAGCCGCAGCGAGACCCCGCGCTCGGCGGCCACCGTCGTCTTGCCGACGAGGAGGGCGGCCAGCAGCGGGTCCTGGACCTTCTCCGTGACCTGCTCGGCTGTCGCCCGGTGCACGCCGACCACCTCGGTCACGAACTCCATCGCGTCCTCGTGCATCTCCAGCTCCAGCAGCCCCAGCAGGGTGTGCAGCCGGTTGGCGTGCTCGTGGTCCTGGGCGCGCAGGGCGTCGATCAGCCCCGTGGTGGAGTCGAGCTCGCGGCCCAGGTGCTCCAGCTCGGTCCGGTCGCGCAGGGTCACCACGGCTCCGCCGTCGTCCGTGGGCATCCGGTTGGCCAGCAGCACCCGGCTGCCCCGTACCGCCAGCAGGTCGTCGCCGACCACCCGCCCGGCCAGTACGTCCGTGGTCCTCCCCTCGCCCAGCACCTCCTCCAGCGGCCGGCCGGCCGCCTGCGGACCCAGACCCAGCAGCCGCTGCGCCTCGTCGTTCAGGAGCCGGACGCGGCCGGTCCCATCGAGGGCGACGACCCCTTCGCGGATGCCGTGCAGCATGGCCTCGCGTTCGGTCAGCAGCGCGGAGATGTCGGAGAACGCCAGGTCGTGGGTCTGCCGCTGCAGCCTGCGGGAGATCAGATACGCGGCGAGCGCCCCGACGGCCAGGGCCCCGCCCGCGTATGCGAGCAGCCCCGGGATCGCCGCGAGGAGCCGGGCGCGGACGCTGTCGTAGGCGATACCGACCGACACCGCGCCGACCACCTCGCCGGACGGGCCGAACAACGGCACCTTGCCCCGCGCCGAGCGGCCGAGGGTGCCGCTGTCGATCTCCATCACCTCACGGCCGCGCAGCGCCTCACCGGGGTCGGTGGAGACGACCGCGCCGATCCGGTGGATGTCGGGATGGGACCAGCGCACCCCGCGCTCGTTCATGACGACGACGTACTCCGCGCCGGTCGCCTGCCTGACCCGCTCGGCGGCCGACTGGACGGGGCCCCCGTCCGACGGGTCCGTGCTGCTCAGGTTCTCCACGATGTCCGGCTGGGCGGCGGTGGACTGGGCGATGGCCAGGGCGCGGCGCATCGCCTGGTCGTCCAGCTGGTCGCTGAGCGGGGCCAGGAAGAGGCCGGTGACCAGGATCGTCACACCGGTGATGATGGCCAGCTGCATCAGCAGGACCTGGGAGAAGACCCGCTGGGGCCAGCCGAACCGGCGCGGTCCCCGGCCGGGGGTCGGTGGGGCGTTCATCGTAGAGACGGTAAGGGCCGGGCGACCGGGGCGGAAATCTCGTCGCGCGGATCCCGGGAATTCGAGCGTCCGCTCCGCTACCTCTTGCCTCCGGCCGCCGTGTCTGTGAGCGTTTCAGCGCTGCCTCCGTGAGCGTCCCGGGGGCAGTTCACCATCAACGCAATCCTCTTGCGTTTCTTGCGCTAATCTTGCGCTCATGACGCGACGACTTGCTCAAGTGGCCCAGAAGGTGGGAGTCAGCGAGGCGACGGTCAGCCGGGTGCTGAACGGCAAGCCGGGCGTCTCCGACGCCACCCGGCAGGCCGTCCTCTCCGCGCTGGACGTCCTCGGCTACGAGCGCCCGACCCAGCTGCGCGGCGAACGGGCCCGGCTGGTCGGCCTGGTCCTGCCGGAGCTGCAGAACCCGATCTTCCCGGCCTTCGCCGAAGTGGTCGGCGGCGCGCTCGCCCAGCAGGGGCTGACCCCGGTGCTCTGCACCCAGACCAAGGGCGGCGTCTCCGAAGCCGACTACGTCGAGCTGCTCCTCCAGCAGCAGGTCTCCGGCGTGGTCTTCGCGGGCGGCCTCTACCACCAGGCCGACGCCCCGCACGACCACTACAAGGTGCTCGCCGACCGCAAGATCCCCGTCGTGCTGATCAACGCGGCCATCGAACACCTCGGCTTCCCCGGCGTCTCCTGCGACGACTCCGTCGCCGTCGAACAGGCCTGGCGCCACCTCGTCTCGCTCGGTCACGAGCGCATCGGACTCGTCCTCGGACCGTCCGACCACGTGCCCTCGCAGCGCAAGCTCGCCGCCGCCCGGGCGCTCGCCGAGGAGACCGGCACGAGCATCCCCGACGAGTGGGTGGCCCGGGCCATGTTCTCGCTGGAGGGCGGGCAGGCCGCCGCGACCCGGCTGCTGGAGCGCGGTGTCACCGGCATCATCTGCGCCAGCGACCCGCTCGCGCTGGGCGCGGTGCGCGCCGTCCGCCGCCGGGGGCTCTCGGTCCCCGGCGACGTCTCGGTCGTCGGCTACGACGACTCGGCCTTCATGAACTGCACCGAGCCGCCTCTGACCACCGTCCGCCAGCCCATCGAGGCCATGGGGCGCGCGGCCGTGGAGCTGCTCTCGGTGCAGATCGGCGGTCGGGCCGTGCCCTCGGACGAGCTGCTCTTCGAACCGGAGCTGGTGGTGCGCGGGTCCACGGCACAACCTCCGCGCGGGAATTCCCTGTGATCCGTAGTTAATTTGCGCTCCCCGGGATCCTTGGTCCGGACCTGGGGTCTTGCGCAGAGTGCGGAGTCCTGGTCAGGGGAGCGGCTGCGGCGGCCGGGGCCCGGTGTACTGCCCGCTCGGCCGGATGCGGAGCGGGCGCTCCCCGTACTCCTCCAGCGCGTGGGCGATCCAGCCCGCCGTACGGGCCACCGCGAACACGGTCTCGCCCGCGTCCGCCGCCATCCCCCGGGAGACCGACAGGACGGCCAGCGCCAGGTCGATGTTGGCGTGCAGCGGAGCGTGCCGCGCCGTCGTGGCCACCACCTCACGGGCGGCCGCCAGTGCCCCGGCCGCCCGATCCACATCCGTCAGCAGCTCGAACAGGACGGTCGCCCGGGGGTCCTCGCCCCGGTACAGCCGGTGGCCCAGACCGGGGACCCGCCGCCCGGTCCGCAGATGGTCGGCGACCACGGGGACCGCGCTGCCCCGGTCCACCGCTTCCCGCAGCAGCCGGTGCGCCAGGCCGCTCGCCGCTCCGTGCAGCGGCCCCTCCAGCACGCCGAGGCCCGCCGACACCACGGCGTACGGATGGGCCCGCGCGGAGGCGGCGACCCGGGCGGCCAGGGTGGAGGCCGCCAGGTCGTGGTCGATCAAAAGCGCCAGGGCGGCGTCCAGCACGGCGAGGGAAGGGGCGTCGGCCGGCTCCGCGGTGAGTCGCGGCCACAGCTCCGCCGCCAGCGAACCCCCTTCGGCCGCCGGACCGCCCAGCACCGGCAACGCGCCCACCAGGGTAGGGATCAGGCCGCGCGCACTGTTCAGCACTGCCTCGGGCGACAGATCGAACCGCAGCGGATCCGTGGCAGCGGCAGCCGTCACCGCCACCCGCAGCCGGTCCGTCGACCCACTGTGCGCGGGCAGTGCCTCGACCGCCCTGCGGGCCGCCGCGAGGGTCCCGGCGGAGGCGGTGAACCGGGCGCCGGGGCGCAGCTCACCCGTCCACAGCCACTCGGCGACCTCCTCGTAGCCGTAGCGCCGGGCCAGCTCCGTCGCGTCGACCCCGCGGAAGTAGCAGCGGTCGCCCTCGATGAGCGTGATGCCGGTCCGGAAGGCGAGGTCACCCCCGGCCGGGGACGGGTCACGGCGCCCCGAGCGCCGTGCCAGCGCCCGCACCTCCTCGGCGTCGAACGTGCTGCCCCGCCCTCCGGCGGCCCGCACGCTGCTGAGCTGGCCCCGGCTGACGTAGGCGTACACCGTCTCCGGCTTCACGCCCAGCAGTTCGGCCGCCTGCCGGGTGGTGAGCCGGGGGGCGTCGTGAGGCTCGGGCTCTGGTTGATCCGTCATGGAAACCACCGTATCCACTCCGCATACACATTGATTCAGTCAACATTGACAGATCTTCCGTCAAGCATGGACAGTCGAATCAATGTTGCATGCACGGAGGAGAGAGCAGCCATGACCACCACCCCTGTCGCCCTCGCGGTACCCCGTGGCCTCGCCGGTGTCGTCGTCACCGACACCGCCCTCGGTGACGTCCGCGGCCGCGAAGGCTTCTACCACTACCGCCAGTACTCGGCGATCGAACTGGCGCGGACCCGCGGCTTCGAGGACGTGTGGTACCTGATGTTCCACGGGGAGCTGCCCGACCGGGCCGCGGCCGCCGACTTCGCGGCCCGTACGGCGAGCCTGCGCACGCTCCCGGCCGACGTGACCGATGCCCTGCCCGCCATCGCCCGCGCGAGCGCCGTCTCGGGCCCCCTCGCGGGGCTCCGCACCGCGCTCTCCCTGCTCGGCGCCTCGGCCGGCTTCCGCCCGGTGTACGACATCGACGCCGAGCGCCGACGCGAGGACGCGCTCGCCGTCTGCGCGGCCGTGCCCACGATCCTGACCGCCCTCCACCGCCTCGGCCAGGGGCTGGAGCCGGTCGCACCCCGCGCGGACCTGCCGCATGCCGCGAACTACCTCTACATGCTGACCGGTTCGGAGCCCGGGCCCGACCAGGCCAGGGCGGTCGAGCAGTACCTCGTCTCGACCGTCGACCACGGCTTCAACGCCTCCACGTTCACCGCCCGCGTCGTCGCCTCCACCGGAGCCGACCTGGCCGCCTGCCTGGTGGCGGCCGTCGGCGCGCTCTCCGGACCGCTGCACGGCGGAGCCCCCAGCCGGGCCCTGGACACCCTGGACGCCATCGGCACGCCGGACCGGATCGACGGCTGGATCCGCGAACAGGTCCTCTCCGGCCGCCGCATCATGGGCTTCGGCCACCCCGTCTACCGCACCGAGGACCCGCGCTCCCGGATGCTCAAGTCGATCGCCCAGGGTTTCGGCGGTCCGCTCGTCGACTTCGCCGTGGAGGTGGAGGCCCAGGTCGAGGCGATCCTCGCCGAGCTCAAGCCGGGCCGGGAGCTGCACACCAACGTGGAGTTCTACGCCGGGGTGGTCATGGAGCTGTGCGGCCTGCCGCGCGCGATGTTCACCCCCACCTTCTGTGCGGCGCGAGTGATCGGCTGGAGCGCCAATATCCTGGAGCAGGCGGAGGACTCGAAGATCATCCGCCCGGCGGCCCGCTACGTCGGCGCACCCCCGCCGCAGCCGGTCCCGGCACCCTGACGACGCTCCCAGGAAGGCTCCCGTTGACCCCGCCCCCCACCCCGCAGATCCCGGTCGTCGTCCTGGCGGGCTTTCTCGGCTCCGGCAAGACCACGCTCCTGAACCATCTGCTCCGCAACCGGGCGGGCACCCGGATCGGCGTGATCGTCAACGACTTCGGGGCCATCGAGATCGACGCCATGACCGTCTCGGGGCAGGTCGGCTCGACGGTCTCGCTGGGCAACGGCTGCCTGTGCTGCGCCGTGGACGCGAGCGAGCTCGACACCTTCCTGGAGACGCTGACCCGGCCGTCCGCCCGGCTGGACGTGATCGTCATCGAGGCGAGCGGACTGGCCGAACCCCAGGAACTCGTCCGTATGCTCCTGGCCAGCGACAACCCGCACATCGTGTACGGGGGCCTCGTCGAGGTCGTCGACGCGGCGGAGTTCGACTCCACCCGCCGACGGCACCCCGAGCTGGACCGCCATCTGGCCGTCGCCGACCTCGTCGTCCTCAACAAGACGGACCGGGTGGGGGAGGCCGAGCGGGAGCGGCTGCGGGCGACGGTCGCGGAGCTGAGCGGCCCCGCGGCCGTGATCTCCGCCGAGCACGGCCGGATCGACCCCGAGCTGCTCTTCGACCCCGCGCTGCGGACGGACGGTGAGGAGACGGCGGGTCAGCTGAGCTTCGAGGACCTGCTGCGTCAGGAGGAGTGCGAAGAGCACGAGGAGTGCGACGGCCACGGGCACACCGGTCATCTCCACGCGGCCTACGAGAGCGTCGACTTCACCGCCGACGTGCCGATGGACCCACGCCGCTTCATGGCCTTCCTCGACTCCCGGCCCGAAGGGCTCTACCGGATCAAGGGGTTCGTCGACTTCGGCGCGGGGGACCGGGACAACACCTACGCCCTGCATGCGGTCGGCCGGTTCCTCCGCTTCGTCCCCCGGCCGTGGGCGCGCGGCGAACAGCGGCTCACCCAGCTCGTCATGATCGGCGCGGGCATCGACGCCGCAGCGCTGCACGAAGGGCTGGCCGCCTGCCGCGCGGAGCCGGGGCGGCCCGACGCCCCGGACACCGAACGCGCCATGTGGGGGGTGCTCCGCTACGTACCGGAGCCCGCCCGCGAAGGGGACGCCGAGGCCGACGCAGTCGACGTACACGAAGCCGCCGTGGACGCATAGACCAGGGAGCGGCCGAAGCGGCGCAACCAAGGAGCGGCCGAGGAGGCGTCGTACCTCCCCGGCCGCTCCTGCCGTACGGCAGCGTCAGTACAGCGGCGGTCCCGCGATCACGGCCACCTGCTCCAGCAGGGGCGTCCCCGAACCGTCCCGCCTCGGGTCCGGCTCCGGCAGCTTCGCCGGAGTGCCGTTCTTCTGGGCGGCCCGGGCCGGGGTGGGCCCCGCCCAGGCGAACACCAGGACGTCCTCGCCCTTCAGGAACCGCTGGCAGCGCACCCCGCCGGTCGCCCGGCCCTTGCGCGGATACTGGTCGAACGGGGTGAGCTTGGACGTCAGCACCGAATCGTCCAGCGTGCCGTGCGAGCCGGCCACCGTGAACACGACCGCCTCGGCCGCCGGGT
This sequence is a window from Streptomyces parvus. Protein-coding genes within it:
- a CDS encoding response regulator encodes the protein MIEVLIVDDDVRVAQINAAYVAKVPGFRVAAQVHSAAGALETVEEVPVDLILLDHYLPDRNGLAVVRELRRLGHQVDVIMVTAARDVATVQDAMRHGALQYLVKPFTYAGLRAKLEAYAALRQTLDGGGEAEQAEVDRLFGALWTTGETALPKGHSPTTAELVRRALRGAEGPLSAQEIADSAGMSRQTAQRYLKLLERTGKVRLTLRYGETGRPEHRYAWAAG
- a CDS encoding sensor histidine kinase, yielding MNAPPTPGRGPRRFGWPQRVFSQVLLMQLAIITGVTILVTGLFLAPLSDQLDDQAMRRALAIAQSTAAQPDIVENLSSTDPSDGGPVQSAAERVRQATGAEYVVVMNERGVRWSHPDIHRIGAVVSTDPGEALRGREVMEIDSGTLGRSARGKVPLFGPSGEVVGAVSVGIAYDSVRARLLAAIPGLLAYAGGALAVGALAAYLISRRLQRQTHDLAFSDISALLTEREAMLHGIREGVVALDGTGRVRLLNDEAQRLLGLGPQAAGRPLEEVLGEGRTTDVLAGRVVGDDLLAVRGSRVLLANRMPTDDGGAVVTLRDRTELEHLGRELDSTTGLIDALRAQDHEHANRLHTLLGLLELEMHEDAMEFVTEVVGVHRATAEQVTEKVQDPLLAALLVGKTTVAAERGVSLRLAPGTLLPDRVVDPRGLVTVVGNLVDNATDAAAGSDGARIEVGLRTEGRTVILGVRDSGPGVPEDQHASIFTEGWSTKDVPAHGKRGLGLALVRRLAERQGGSVTVSGADGGGAVFTVVLPEALAEPAAGSPDGAPHPAHPATTGEQR
- a CDS encoding LacI family DNA-binding transcriptional regulator — its product is MTRRLAQVAQKVGVSEATVSRVLNGKPGVSDATRQAVLSALDVLGYERPTQLRGERARLVGLVLPELQNPIFPAFAEVVGGALAQQGLTPVLCTQTKGGVSEADYVELLLQQQVSGVVFAGGLYHQADAPHDHYKVLADRKIPVVLINAAIEHLGFPGVSCDDSVAVEQAWRHLVSLGHERIGLVLGPSDHVPSQRKLAAARALAEETGTSIPDEWVARAMFSLEGGQAAATRLLERGVTGIICASDPLALGAVRAVRRRGLSVPGDVSVVGYDDSAFMNCTEPPLTTVRQPIEAMGRAAVELLSVQIGGRAVPSDELLFEPELVVRGSTAQPPRGNSL
- a CDS encoding citrate synthase, with the protein product MTDQPEPEPHDAPRLTTRQAAELLGVKPETVYAYVSRGQLSSVRAAGGRGSTFDAEEVRALARRSGRRDPSPAGGDLAFRTGITLIEGDRCYFRGVDATELARRYGYEEVAEWLWTGELRPGARFTASAGTLAAARRAVEALPAHSGSTDRLRVAVTAAAATDPLRFDLSPEAVLNSARGLIPTLVGALPVLGGPAAEGGSLAAELWPRLTAEPADAPSLAVLDAALALLIDHDLAASTLAARVAASARAHPYAVVSAGLGVLEGPLHGAASGLAHRLLREAVDRGSAVPVVADHLRTGRRVPGLGHRLYRGEDPRATVLFELLTDVDRAAGALAAAREVVATTARHAPLHANIDLALAVLSVSRGMAADAGETVFAVARTAGWIAHALEEYGERPLRIRPSGQYTGPRPPQPLP
- a CDS encoding citrate synthase/methylcitrate synthase: MTTTPVALAVPRGLAGVVVTDTALGDVRGREGFYHYRQYSAIELARTRGFEDVWYLMFHGELPDRAAAADFAARTASLRTLPADVTDALPAIARASAVSGPLAGLRTALSLLGASAGFRPVYDIDAERRREDALAVCAAVPTILTALHRLGQGLEPVAPRADLPHAANYLYMLTGSEPGPDQARAVEQYLVSTVDHGFNASTFTARVVASTGADLAACLVAAVGALSGPLHGGAPSRALDTLDAIGTPDRIDGWIREQVLSGRRIMGFGHPVYRTEDPRSRMLKSIAQGFGGPLVDFAVEVEAQVEAILAELKPGRELHTNVEFYAGVVMELCGLPRAMFTPTFCAARVIGWSANILEQAEDSKIIRPAARYVGAPPPQPVPAP
- a CDS encoding GTP-binding protein, which produces MTPPPTPQIPVVVLAGFLGSGKTTLLNHLLRNRAGTRIGVIVNDFGAIEIDAMTVSGQVGSTVSLGNGCLCCAVDASELDTFLETLTRPSARLDVIVIEASGLAEPQELVRMLLASDNPHIVYGGLVEVVDAAEFDSTRRRHPELDRHLAVADLVVLNKTDRVGEAERERLRATVAELSGPAAVISAEHGRIDPELLFDPALRTDGEETAGQLSFEDLLRQEECEEHEECDGHGHTGHLHAAYESVDFTADVPMDPRRFMAFLDSRPEGLYRIKGFVDFGAGDRDNTYALHAVGRFLRFVPRPWARGEQRLTQLVMIGAGIDAAALHEGLAACRAEPGRPDAPDTERAMWGVLRYVPEPAREGDAEADAVDVHEAAVDA